The Helicobacter cetorum MIT 00-7128 region CCAAAAATAGATAGACCAATTACTTATAAGATCAAAACAGAAAGTGGAAAATACAGCGAATATGAAGAATTGTATAATATGTTCGGGTACTTTTTAGAAACCAAAGAGACATTTTATAAAGATTATGACCTTATTCCGTTATATACAAAACAAGCTCTAACCACATGTAAAAGACAAATAGGTGAAAAAGAAATTCAATACAACGATGATGAAACACAAAGACTCATCATAACAAGCGAAAGCCATAATTTCATTAAAGAGGGCTATTACATAGAAGACGAAGAAGACGAGAAAGGCTTTGCCAAAATATTTTCTTTTATCAATAAAATATTGTCTTCAAATAAGTATAATCAAGTCATCGTTGATGTAACACATGGCTTTAGGCATTTACCTATGCTAATACTCGTAGATTTAATTATACAAAATTTTCAAAATACTTCTAAAGTTGAAAAAATTCTATACGCAAAGACTATAGGAGATGAAAAAGAGAACAAATACGAAATCATTGATTTAAAAGACTACTTAGATATTGCAAATATCATGTTTGTTGTGAGTTCCTTTAAGCATAATTTTACAACAAGTAATATAGAAGTTTCTTCTAAATATAGTGGTTTCATAAACTCTCTATGCGAAGTCTCTAACGACCTTTTATCCTTAAATATCAACCACTTGACAAAACAAGATGGACAAGGCAGTGCAAATAAATTGCTAAAAGACATACAAAAATTACAAGAAGAATTAGAAAAAGAAACACAAAATAAAGAACATTTTTTAATCAATCCATTAAAAGACCTCGCTGAGTTTGTAAAAGGACTGATTAACTTTGAAGGAAAAAAATACTATCAAACATATCTTGAATTAAGCGAAATATTTTATGAAAGAGACTATCTTATTAATAGCATCGCTCTTTTGTGTGAGAGTGCAAGATATTTTATTAAAACACAATTAAAAAGAGAATGCTCAGAAGATTTAACAAATAAGATTGAAAGTATAGAAGATAACTTAGATACATACGAAACACTTAGATTTTTTAGTGGGTTAAGTAGGATTGCAAAAAATAGAGATGGTAACTACATAGAAGACCCAAGAGACCCCAATTCATCGCAATATTTGTCAAAATTTGCATGGTCTGAGGAAAGAGTAATAATACGAGGAAAAGAAAGACGAATCGAAGCTAATGAAAAAGT contains the following coding sequences:
- a CDS encoding TM1812 family CRISPR-associated protein — its product is MNDNNNISKGRKAIITILRPKIDRPITYKIKTESGKYSEYEELYNMFGYFLETKETFYKDYDLIPLYTKQALTTCKRQIGEKEIQYNDDETQRLIITSESHNFIKEGYYIEDEEDEKGFAKIFSFINKILSSNKYNQVIVDVTHGFRHLPMLILVDLIIQNFQNTSKVEKILYAKTIGDEKENKYEIIDLKDYLDIANIMFVVSSFKHNFTTSNIEVSSKYSGFINSLCEVSNDLLSLNINHLTKQDGQGSANKLLKDIQKLQEELEKETQNKEHFLINPLKDLAEFVKGLINFEGKKYYQTYLELSEIFYERDYLINSIALLCESARYFIKTQLKRECSEDLTNKIESIEDNLDTYETLRFFSGLSRIAKNRDGNYIEDPRDPNSSQYLSKFAWSEERVIIRGKERRIEANEKVKNRVIKNTFQNRDSQNSDDYNVLREKCMAINGTLSKVSMLSDEIDDLRNKLVHINPNNDFDEIKKQINEKIERYKEIINEDTPTN